In one Sphingomonas sp. AP4-R1 genomic region, the following are encoded:
- a CDS encoding metallophosphoesterase: MTRLFHVSDLHFGREDAAAVARFAEIVRAERPDAVICTGDLTMRARSHEFAAATEWLKSLGVPVTVEPGNHDLPYFNPVQRLLDPYKRYARVAAAIDRPIDLPGVAIVPLKTTARIQPRRLSWGRVSRTGLIRALALLAEKPKGVLALVTCHHPLVNTGFEGHGDTLGGESALALLAAAGADAVLSGHVHDAFDVARDVGERTVRLIGAGTLSERTRTTAASFNEMRVKKGRLEVTAREVR; encoded by the coding sequence ATGACTCGTCTCTTTCATGTTTCCGATCTGCATTTCGGCCGCGAGGATGCGGCGGCCGTCGCGCGCTTCGCCGAGATCGTGCGCGCCGAGCGCCCCGATGCTGTGATCTGCACGGGCGATCTGACGATGCGCGCGCGCTCGCACGAATTCGCGGCCGCGACCGAATGGCTGAAATCGCTCGGCGTGCCGGTGACGGTGGAGCCCGGCAATCACGATCTGCCCTATTTCAATCCGGTGCAGCGGCTGCTGGACCCCTATAAGCGCTACGCGCGCGTGGCGGCGGCGATCGATCGGCCGATCGATCTGCCGGGCGTGGCGATCGTGCCGCTGAAGACCACGGCGCGCATCCAGCCGCGCCGGCTTTCGTGGGGGCGCGTGTCGCGCACCGGCCTGATCCGCGCGCTGGCCTTGCTGGCGGAGAAACCGAAAGGCGTGCTGGCACTGGTGACCTGCCACCACCCGCTGGTGAACACCGGCTTCGAAGGCCATGGCGATACGCTGGGCGGCGAAAGCGCGCTGGCGCTGTTGGCCGCCGCCGGCGCGGATGCGGTGCTGTCGGGCCATGTCCATGACGCGTTCGATGTCGCGCGCGACGTGGGCGAGCGCACGGTGCGGCTGATCGGAGCGGGCACGCTGTCCGAACGGACGCGCACGACGGCGGCGTCGTTCAACGAGATGCGGGTGAAAAAGGGGCGGCTGGAGGTGACGGCGCGCGAGGTGCGGTAA
- the hslV gene encoding ATP-dependent protease subunit HslV — MSEDKIGWHGTTILSVRRNGKVVVAGDGQVSMGNTVMKPNARKVRRLGEGGHVIAGFAGATADAFTLFERLERKLEQYRGALLRAAVELAKDWRTDKYLRNLEALMIVADKDVTLILTGNGDVLEPENGIAAIGSGGNYALSAARALVEYESDPETICRKAMAIAADLCVFTNGNLTLETIEEDRPEE; from the coding sequence ATGAGCGAAGACAAGATAGGCTGGCACGGCACGACGATCCTCTCCGTGCGCAGGAACGGCAAGGTGGTGGTGGCCGGCGACGGCCAGGTCTCGATGGGCAATACGGTGATGAAGCCGAACGCCCGCAAGGTGCGCCGCCTCGGCGAAGGCGGCCATGTGATCGCAGGCTTCGCCGGCGCCACGGCCGACGCCTTCACCCTCTTCGAGCGGCTGGAGCGCAAGCTGGAGCAATATCGCGGCGCGCTCCTGCGCGCGGCGGTCGAGCTCGCCAAGGACTGGCGCACCGACAAATATCTCCGCAATCTCGAAGCGCTGATGATCGTCGCCGACAAGGACGTGACGTTGATCCTCACCGGCAATGGCGACGTGCTGGAGCCGGAGAACGGCATCGCCGCGATCGGCTCGGGCGGCAATTACGCGCTCTCCGCCGCGCGCGCGCTGGTGGAGTATGAGAGCGATCCCGAGACGATCTGCCGCAAGGCGATGGCGATCGCTGCGGATCTCTGCGTCTTCACCAACGGCAATCTCACGCTCGAGACGATCGAGGAAGACAGACCGGAAGAGTGA
- the hslU gene encoding ATP-dependent protease ATPase subunit HslU: protein MNQSLTPKAIVAALDAHIVGQTDAKRAVAVALRNRWRRQRLPEDLRDEVSPKNILMIGPTGCGKTEISRRLARLADAPFVKVEATKFTEVGYVGRDVEQIARDLVEEAIRLEKERRRAAVKDKAEEAAMARLLDALVGKDASEATRTAFRQRFTDGHLDTSEIEIELEDAGGAQFEVPGMPGQMSMINLGDIMGKLGGAKMKKRKLPVRAAWTKLVDEEADRRLDQDEVSRQALADAEANGIVFLDEIDKIAVSDVRGGSVSREGVQRDLLPLIEGTTVATKYGPMKTDHVLFIASGAFHVSKPSDLLPELQGRLPIRVELKALTEADFVRILSDTRASLTEQYRALIGTEGVEIAFTEDGIAAIAKIAAQVNDQIENIGARRLQTVMEKLLEDVSFDAEDRQGTTITVDAAYVEGQLAEVARDTDLSKYVL, encoded by the coding sequence ATGAACCAGTCCCTCACCCCCAAAGCCATCGTCGCCGCGCTGGACGCGCACATCGTCGGCCAGACTGATGCGAAGCGTGCGGTCGCGGTCGCGCTCCGGAATCGTTGGCGTCGGCAAAGATTGCCCGAGGATCTGCGCGACGAGGTCAGCCCCAAGAACATCCTGATGATCGGGCCCACCGGCTGCGGCAAGACCGAGATCAGCCGCCGCCTCGCCCGCCTCGCCGACGCGCCCTTCGTGAAGGTGGAGGCCACCAAATTCACCGAGGTCGGCTATGTCGGTCGCGACGTGGAGCAAATCGCGCGCGATCTCGTCGAGGAAGCGATCCGGCTGGAGAAGGAGCGCCGCCGCGCCGCCGTGAAAGACAAGGCCGAGGAAGCCGCGATGGCGCGCCTGCTGGATGCGCTCGTCGGCAAGGATGCGTCGGAGGCCACGCGCACCGCCTTTCGCCAGCGCTTCACCGATGGCCATCTCGACACGAGCGAAATCGAGATCGAGCTGGAGGATGCGGGCGGCGCGCAGTTCGAGGTGCCGGGCATGCCGGGCCAGATGAGCATGATCAATCTGGGCGACATCATGGGCAAGCTGGGCGGCGCCAAGATGAAGAAGCGCAAGCTTCCCGTCCGCGCGGCCTGGACCAAGCTGGTCGACGAGGAGGCCGATCGCCGGCTGGATCAGGACGAGGTGAGCCGTCAGGCGCTGGCCGATGCCGAGGCCAACGGCATCGTCTTCCTCGACGAGATCGACAAGATCGCCGTGTCGGACGTGCGCGGCGGTTCCGTCAGCCGCGAGGGCGTGCAGCGCGATCTGCTGCCGTTGATCGAGGGCACCACCGTCGCCACCAAATATGGCCCGATGAAGACCGATCATGTCCTCTTCATCGCCTCGGGCGCGTTCCACGTCTCCAAGCCGAGCGATCTGCTGCCGGAGCTTCAGGGCCGCCTGCCGATCCGCGTCGAGCTGAAGGCGCTGACCGAGGCGGACTTCGTCCGCATCCTGTCCGACACGCGCGCTTCGCTCACCGAGCAATATCGCGCGCTGATCGGCACCGAGGGGGTCGAGATCGCCTTCACCGAAGACGGCATCGCCGCCATCGCGAAGATCGCGGCGCAGGTGAACGACCAGATCGAGAATATCGGCGCCCGCCGGCTGCAGACGGTGATGGAAAAGCTGCTCGAGGACGTCAGCTTCGACGCCGAGGATCGTCAGGGCACGACGATTACGGTCGATGCGGCCTATGTCGAAGGCCAATTGGCGGAAGTGGCGCGCGACACCGATCTGTCGAAATACGTGCTGTAA
- a CDS encoding PIN domain-containing protein yields the protein MTDRWFLDTNVLLYAISQNPADVEKGRIARSLVFQTSCALSVQVFQEFLNQATHPKGGFGLSLDAAEKVLAGYRRFPVQETTLALFDTALAVTSRTGYSIWDSLIVAAAQALGCNILYSEDMQDGRIIDGLRILNPFREGASLPWVS from the coding sequence GTGACTGATCGCTGGTTTCTGGACACCAACGTCCTGCTTTATGCGATCAGCCAAAACCCCGCCGACGTCGAAAAAGGACGCATCGCACGCTCGCTCGTCTTCCAGACCTCGTGCGCGCTCTCGGTACAGGTCTTCCAGGAATTTCTGAATCAGGCGACGCACCCGAAAGGAGGTTTCGGCCTCTCGCTGGACGCTGCGGAGAAGGTTCTCGCCGGCTACCGGCGCTTTCCGGTTCAGGAAACCACGCTCGCTCTCTTCGATACGGCCCTCGCCGTGACGTCCCGCACCGGCTATTCGATCTGGGACAGCCTGATCGTGGCCGCGGCGCAGGCGCTCGGCTGTAACATCCTCTACTCCGAAGACATGCAGGACGGCCGGATCATCGACGGTCTCCGCATCCTCAACCCCTTCCGCGAAGGAGCTTCCCTGCCTTGGGTATCGTAG
- a CDS encoding DedA family protein, protein MVEKILAPVAAWIIMVISAGGYLGVVGLMAIESACIPLPSEIIMPFAGYLVSTGRFSLIWVATAGAIGCNVGSILAYEVGKHGGRPFVERYGKYVLLNMHDLALAERFFARWGSATVLICRLLPFVRSFIAFPAGVARMPLLKFHLYTFVGSWPWCFGLAWVGMKLGAAWHTDPRLGKILHGADAVVVAALAIGIGFVIWHKTRQNRG, encoded by the coding sequence ATCGTAGAAAAGATCCTCGCCCCCGTCGCCGCCTGGATCATCATGGTGATCTCGGCGGGTGGCTATCTCGGCGTCGTCGGGCTGATGGCGATCGAGAGCGCGTGCATTCCGCTGCCGTCCGAGATCATCATGCCCTTCGCCGGCTATCTCGTCTCCACCGGGCGCTTCAGCCTGATCTGGGTGGCGACGGCGGGGGCGATCGGCTGCAATGTCGGCTCGATCCTCGCTTATGAGGTGGGCAAGCATGGCGGGCGTCCGTTCGTGGAGCGCTACGGCAAATATGTGCTGCTCAACATGCACGATCTGGCCCTGGCCGAGCGCTTCTTCGCGCGCTGGGGCAGCGCCACCGTGCTGATCTGCCGCCTGCTCCCCTTCGTCCGCTCGTTCATCGCCTTCCCGGCGGGCGTCGCGCGCATGCCGCTCCTGAAATTCCACCTTTATACGTTCGTCGGCAGCTGGCCCTGGTGCTTCGGCCTCGCCTGGGTCGGCATGAAGCTGGGTGCGGCCTGGCATACCGATCCCCGGCTCGGGAAGATCCTGCACGGCGCCGACGCGGTGGTGGTCGCGGCGCTCGCGATCGGGATCGGTTTCGTTATCTGGCACAAAACCAGACAGAATCGTGGTTGA
- a CDS encoding PEPxxWA-CTERM sorting domain-containing protein yields MRNYIGTAIIALAATLASPALATQFVKNGDFSSTTATGSQQMSNSDNSVQYVSNWVNTTDGSYTGYNFIVKGNDGTTAGGIKNNGGNSLYFWGKYSDASNAASNGFTNSASIGGSGGNYLAADGAFQTALIYQVITGLTAGQQYDLTFNWAGAQQHGYSGTTTDNWTAYFGTSTSNYQSYTTDTLTNVDHGFTGWQKASTTFTATSSTQILAFLAKGTPDGQPPFSLLDDVSLTEHVAAVPEPATWAMFIGGFGLVGGAMRRRRTVATLAA; encoded by the coding sequence GTGCGTAATTATATCGGTACTGCGATTATTGCTTTAGCCGCGACGCTCGCGTCGCCCGCTCTGGCTACCCAATTCGTTAAGAATGGCGATTTCTCTTCGACGACCGCGACCGGCTCGCAGCAGATGTCCAACTCGGACAACAGCGTTCAATATGTCAGCAACTGGGTCAACACGACCGACGGTTCCTACACGGGCTACAATTTCATCGTGAAGGGCAATGACGGCACCACGGCCGGCGGCATCAAGAACAATGGCGGCAACTCGCTCTACTTCTGGGGCAAGTATAGCGATGCCAGCAACGCGGCGTCGAACGGCTTCACCAACAGCGCCTCGATCGGCGGTTCGGGCGGCAATTATCTGGCGGCCGACGGCGCGTTCCAGACCGCTCTGATCTATCAGGTCATCACCGGCCTCACCGCCGGCCAGCAGTACGACCTGACGTTCAACTGGGCCGGCGCGCAGCAGCACGGCTACAGCGGCACCACGACCGACAACTGGACCGCCTATTTCGGCACCAGCACGAGCAACTATCAGTCCTACACGACCGACACGCTCACCAACGTCGATCATGGCTTCACCGGCTGGCAGAAGGCGTCGACCACCTTCACCGCGACCAGCTCGACGCAGATCCTCGCCTTCCTCGCCAAGGGCACGCCGGACGGCCAGCCGCCCTTCTCGCTCCTCGACGACGTCTCGCTGACCGAGCATGTCGCCGCGGTGCCCGAGCCGGCGACCTGGGCGATGTTCATCGGCGGCTTCGGCCTGGTCGGCGGCGCGATGCGCCGTCGCCGGACCGTGGCGACGCTCGCCGCCTGA
- a CDS encoding sterol desaturase family protein, whose protein sequence is MSLHGLVVDTLRLTLWLALLAAILVPVERFLELRPSVRTARRTLADLGFYFFNSLIPAFLLGFPVAALAATAHRLLPAAYFDGLNALPLWVQLVATFVVGEIGFYWGHRWSHQIPALWHFHALHHRPEQLDWLVNTRAHPVDIVFGRLCGLAPIYLIGLAGRGAGEGNLPAILFAIGGTIWGFLIHANIRWAPRWLEPILSTPRFHHWHHVKGGSGPIDRNFASMLPVVDRLFGTLHMPEGKAWPEAYGVEETVPARPAPKASAVSA, encoded by the coding sequence ATGAGCCTGCACGGACTGGTCGTCGACACGCTTCGACTGACCCTCTGGCTGGCCTTGCTCGCGGCGATCCTCGTGCCCGTCGAGCGTTTTCTCGAGCTTCGGCCGAGCGTCCGCACCGCAAGGCGGACGCTCGCCGATCTCGGCTTCTACTTCTTCAACAGCCTGATCCCGGCCTTTCTGCTGGGCTTCCCGGTCGCCGCACTGGCCGCGACCGCGCATCGGCTGCTGCCGGCCGCCTATTTCGACGGGCTGAACGCGCTGCCGCTCTGGGTGCAGCTGGTGGCGACCTTCGTGGTCGGCGAAATCGGCTTCTACTGGGGCCATCGCTGGAGCCACCAGATTCCCGCGCTCTGGCATTTCCACGCGCTCCATCACCGGCCCGAGCAGCTCGACTGGCTGGTCAACACCCGCGCCCACCCCGTCGACATCGTGTTCGGGCGGCTCTGCGGCCTCGCGCCCATCTATCTGATCGGGCTGGCCGGGCGCGGTGCCGGCGAAGGCAATCTGCCCGCCATCCTGTTCGCGATCGGCGGCACGATCTGGGGCTTCCTGATCCACGCCAACATCCGCTGGGCGCCGCGCTGGCTGGAGCCGATCCTGTCGACCCCCCGCTTCCACCACTGGCATCACGTGAAGGGCGGCAGTGGCCCGATCGACCGCAACTTCGCCTCGATGCTCCCGGTGGTCGACCGCCTGTTCGGCACGCTCCACATGCCCGAGGGCAAGGCGTGGCCGGAGGCCTATGGGGTGGAGGAGACGGTGCCAGCGCGCCCTGCTCCGAAGGCGTCGGCGGTTTCGGCCTGA
- a CDS encoding DEAD/DEAH box helicase, translated as MTDFTSLGLAAPILDALAAKGYTNPTPIQQKAIPVVIEGRDLCGIAQTGTGKTAAFALPSLHRLSANPKPRRPKACRMLVLSPTRELASQIADSFELYGKNLKLSVATIFGGVPIPRQIKQLATGIDIVVATPGRLLDLIDQHALSLRDVEILVLDEADQMLDLGFIHALKRIHRLLPTKRQTLFFSATMPKTIADLGDSFLTDPIKVSVAPPSTTAERVEQRAIFVNQAEKQALLTMRLKSDPIDRALVFTRTKHGADRVVKHLAAAGISANAIHGNKSQPQRERALAEFRSGQSPILVATDIAARGIDVGGVSHVYNFELPNVPEQYVHRIGRTARAGADGVAISFIADDEKPYMRSIEKLTRVKPAIDALPENFLQEMARLPKPKADERPARPQGQRPQGQGQRRHDGERSGGGERPAGGPRRRRPGGGGGGARVGAHKGAVRRTGDR; from the coding sequence ATGACCGATTTCACCTCCCTCGGCCTCGCCGCGCCGATTCTCGATGCGCTGGCCGCCAAGGGCTACACCAATCCCACCCCGATCCAGCAGAAGGCGATCCCGGTCGTCATCGAAGGTCGCGACCTGTGCGGCATCGCGCAGACCGGCACCGGCAAGACGGCCGCCTTCGCGCTGCCGTCGCTCCACCGCCTGTCCGCCAATCCGAAGCCGCGCCGCCCGAAGGCGTGCCGGATGCTCGTCCTCTCGCCGACGCGCGAACTGGCCAGCCAGATCGCCGACAGCTTCGAGCTGTACGGCAAGAATCTGAAGCTCTCGGTGGCGACGATCTTCGGCGGCGTGCCGATCCCGCGCCAGATCAAGCAACTCGCCACCGGCATCGACATCGTCGTCGCGACGCCCGGCCGCCTGCTCGATCTGATCGACCAGCATGCGCTGAGCCTGCGCGACGTCGAGATCCTCGTTCTCGACGAGGCGGACCAGATGCTGGACCTCGGCTTCATCCACGCGCTGAAGCGGATCCATCGCCTGCTGCCGACCAAGCGCCAGACCCTGTTCTTCTCGGCGACCATGCCGAAGACGATCGCCGATCTGGGCGACAGCTTCCTGACCGATCCGATCAAGGTCTCGGTCGCGCCGCCGTCGACGACCGCCGAGCGCGTCGAGCAGCGCGCGATCTTCGTCAATCAGGCGGAGAAGCAGGCGCTGCTGACGATGCGCCTGAAGAGCGATCCGATCGATCGCGCTCTGGTCTTCACGCGCACCAAGCATGGCGCGGATCGCGTGGTGAAGCATCTCGCGGCGGCCGGCATTTCGGCCAATGCGATCCACGGCAACAAGAGCCAGCCGCAGCGCGAGCGCGCGCTGGCCGAGTTCCGCTCGGGCCAGTCGCCGATCCTGGTGGCCACCGACATCGCCGCGCGCGGCATCGATGTGGGCGGCGTGAGCCACGTCTACAATTTCGAGCTGCCGAACGTGCCGGAGCAGTATGTGCACCGCATCGGCCGTACGGCGCGTGCGGGCGCGGACGGCGTGGCCATCTCGTTCATCGCCGATGACGAGAAGCCCTACATGCGCTCGATCGAGAAGCTCACCCGCGTGAAGCCGGCGATCGATGCGCTGCCGGAGAATTTCCTGCAGGAAATGGCGCGCCTGCCCAAGCCCAAGGCCGATGAGCGCCCGGCGCGTCCGCAGGGTCAGCGCCCGCAGGGCCAGGGCCAGCGCCGTCATGACGGCGAGCGTTCGGGCGGTGGCGAGCGTCCGGCAGGCGGCCCGCGCCGTCGTCGGCCCGGTGGCGGCGGTGGCGGTGCCCGCGTCGGCGCCCACAAGGGCGCGGTTCGCCGGACCGGCGATCGCTAA
- a CDS encoding M20/M25/M40 family metallo-hydrolase, with the protein MRYLAFPLFAALLSSTPALAALSPPERKMVASVDAHTEGDIALLGRMVDLNSGSRNFAGVKAMADLMRAELEPLGFTVSWTPMEQVTGRAGHLIAEHKGSGRGSHMLLIGHMDTVFEKDSPFQTMTRKGDIVTGPGVDDMKGGLVVMIAALRAMKDAGTLKAADIHIILSGDEESVGQPQHKARAAMIEQAKWADTAFEFEGLANEGGEEIGSIARRGSISWRLSASAKSGHSSGVFSDGAGFGANYELVRIVDAFRRELREPNLTYNLGLILGGVDVTATPTDTIAGSARGKPNIIAAQAIATGDIRALSNEQAERIMSRMRAIVAQHLAGTSAEIVFSEGYPAMPPTPGSRALLGKLNGVNADLGLPKMAELDPMKRGAGDIAFAAPYTDGLVGTGIAGAGSHAEGETASLSSMGRQAKRNAILFSRLAVAPRKAK; encoded by the coding sequence ATGCGCTATCTCGCTTTCCCCCTGTTCGCCGCCCTCCTCTCCTCCACTCCCGCGCTCGCGGCGCTGTCGCCGCCAGAGCGGAAGATGGTGGCCAGCGTCGATGCCCATACCGAGGGTGACATCGCTTTGCTGGGCAGGATGGTCGACCTGAACAGCGGCAGCCGCAATTTCGCGGGTGTGAAGGCGATGGCCGATCTGATGCGCGCCGAGCTGGAGCCGCTGGGCTTCACCGTCAGCTGGACGCCGATGGAGCAGGTGACCGGCCGCGCCGGCCATCTGATCGCCGAGCATAAGGGATCGGGCCGCGGATCGCACATGCTGCTGATCGGCCACATGGATACGGTGTTCGAGAAGGACAGCCCGTTCCAGACGATGACGCGCAAGGGCGACATCGTCACCGGCCCCGGCGTGGACGACATGAAGGGCGGCCTCGTCGTGATGATCGCGGCGCTGCGCGCGATGAAGGATGCCGGCACACTGAAGGCGGCCGACATCCACATCATCCTCTCGGGTGACGAGGAAAGCGTCGGCCAGCCGCAGCACAAGGCGCGCGCGGCGATGATCGAGCAGGCCAAATGGGCCGACACCGCCTTCGAATTCGAGGGGCTGGCCAATGAGGGCGGCGAGGAGATCGGATCGATCGCCCGACGCGGATCGATCAGCTGGCGGCTTTCGGCCAGCGCCAAGAGCGGCCACAGTTCCGGCGTCTTCTCCGATGGCGCGGGCTTCGGCGCCAATTACGAGCTGGTCCGCATCGTCGACGCGTTTCGTCGCGAGCTGCGTGAACCGAACCTCACCTACAATCTCGGCCTGATCCTGGGCGGCGTGGACGTGACCGCGACGCCGACCGACACGATCGCGGGCTCGGCGCGGGGCAAGCCCAACATCATCGCCGCGCAGGCGATCGCGACCGGCGACATCCGTGCGCTCAGCAACGAACAGGCCGAACGGATCATGTCCAGGATGCGCGCGATCGTGGCGCAGCATCTGGCCGGCACCTCGGCGGAGATCGTGTTCAGCGAAGGCTATCCGGCGATGCCGCCCACGCCGGGCAGCCGCGCTCTGCTGGGCAAGCTCAACGGCGTGAATGCGGATCTGGGCCTTCCCAAGATGGCCGAGCTGGATCCGATGAAGCGCGGCGCCGGCGATATCGCGTTCGCGGCGCCCTATACGGACGGGCTGGTCGGCACCGGCATTGCCGGCGCGGGCAGCCATGCCGAGGGCGAGACGGCGTCGCTGTCCAGCATGGGGCGGCAGGCCAAGCGCAACGCGATCCTGTTCAGCCGGCTGGCGGTGGCGCCGAGGAAGGCGAAGTAA
- a CDS encoding NifU family protein: protein MLIETEPTPNPATVKFLPGRTVMEAGTRDFADPESAEASPLAQALFDLGDVSSVFFGRDFVSVTAGEGVEWRELKPRVLGVLLDHFSGQIPLFRPGSAGDILIDDEILTDDPADADIVSQIKDLLETRIRPAVARDGGDIVYRGFDRGVVYLAMQGACSGCPSSTATLKQGIEQLLKHYVPEVTDVRAA, encoded by the coding sequence ATGCTGATCGAGACCGAACCGACGCCGAATCCGGCCACCGTGAAATTCCTGCCGGGCCGCACCGTGATGGAAGCCGGCACGCGCGACTTCGCCGATCCGGAATCGGCCGAAGCCTCGCCGCTGGCGCAGGCCCTGTTCGATCTCGGCGACGTTTCCAGCGTCTTCTTCGGGCGCGACTTCGTCTCGGTCACGGCGGGTGAAGGCGTCGAGTGGCGCGAGCTGAAGCCGCGCGTGCTGGGCGTGCTGCTCGATCATTTCTCCGGCCAGATCCCGCTGTTCCGCCCCGGCAGCGCGGGCGACATCCTGATCGACGACGAGATCCTGACCGACGATCCCGCCGATGCGGACATCGTCTCCCAGATCAAGGACCTTCTCGAAACGCGCATCCGCCCGGCGGTGGCGCGCGACGGTGGCGACATCGTCTATCGCGGTTTCGATCGCGGCGTCGTCTATCTGGCGATGCAGGGCGCCTGCTCGGGCTGCCCCTCCTCGACCGCGACGCTGAAGCAGGGCATCGAGCAGTTGCTGAAGCATTATGTGCCGGAAGTGACGGACGTGCGCGCGGCCTGA
- a CDS encoding malonic semialdehyde reductase — protein MIDPLEDAALDRVFRTARTYNGYTDEPVTQDELRQIYELLKWGPTSANQSPLRIVWCTSDEAKEKLASACSAQNAPKVRKAPVTAILGMDMEFYEKLPTLFPHTDARAWFVGNEALIQESAFRNSTLQGAYFIIAARALGFDTGPMSGFDRAKVDELFFAGTPVKTNFISTLGHGDPASIFHRLPRLDFEDATRYA, from the coding sequence ATGATCGATCCGCTCGAAGATGCCGCGCTGGACCGCGTGTTCCGTACCGCGCGCACCTATAACGGCTACACCGACGAGCCGGTCACCCAGGACGAGCTTCGCCAGATCTACGAATTGCTGAAGTGGGGGCCGACCTCGGCCAACCAGTCGCCGCTCCGCATCGTCTGGTGCACGAGCGACGAGGCCAAGGAAAAGCTCGCCTCCGCCTGCTCCGCGCAGAATGCGCCCAAGGTGCGGAAGGCGCCCGTCACGGCGATCCTCGGCATGGACATGGAATTTTACGAGAAGCTGCCGACGCTCTTCCCGCATACCGATGCGCGCGCGTGGTTCGTCGGCAATGAGGCGCTGATCCAGGAATCGGCCTTCCGTAACTCGACGCTGCAGGGCGCCTATTTCATCATCGCCGCGCGCGCTCTGGGGTTTGATACCGGGCCGATGTCCGGCTTCGATCGCGCGAAGGTGGACGAGCTGTTCTTCGCTGGCACGCCGGTGAAGACCAATTTCATCTCCACGCTCGGCCATGGCGATCCGGCCTCGATCTTCCATCGCCTGCCCCGTCTCGATTTCGAGGACGCGACCCGCTACGCCTGA
- the tsaB gene encoding tRNA (adenosine(37)-N6)-threonylcarbamoyltransferase complex dimerization subunit type 1 TsaB yields MTILVIETATAACSAALLAEGAVVEGAHEVVGRGHAERLVPMISELLGPGGRADRVLVDCGPGSFTGVRVGLAAARAFGLGWSVPVAGFSSLALLAAMAAAEETIAVAIPGGHGELFVQSFAPNPIRPTSDLVSLKPADAAAAFSETIVVGPGAAALVEARGWGEARDMLPDASAAVRLSPELADLPPTPIYGRAPDAKLPA; encoded by the coding sequence GTGACTATTCTCGTTATCGAAACCGCCACCGCCGCCTGTTCGGCGGCGTTGTTGGCGGAGGGCGCCGTTGTAGAAGGCGCGCATGAAGTGGTCGGGCGCGGCCATGCCGAGCGGCTCGTGCCGATGATCTCCGAACTGCTGGGGCCGGGCGGACGCGCGGATCGCGTGCTGGTCGATTGCGGGCCCGGCAGCTTCACCGGCGTGCGCGTGGGCCTTGCCGCCGCGCGCGCCTTCGGGCTGGGCTGGAGCGTGCCGGTCGCGGGCTTCTCGTCGCTGGCGCTGCTGGCGGCGATGGCGGCGGCGGAAGAGACGATCGCGGTGGCGATCCCCGGCGGGCATGGCGAATTGTTCGTCCAGTCCTTCGCTCCGAACCCGATCCGCCCGACGTCGGACCTCGTGTCCCTCAAGCCCGCCGATGCCGCTGCGGCCTTCTCCGAGACGATCGTGGTCGGCCCCGGCGCGGCCGCTCTGGTCGAGGCGCGGGGCTGGGGGGAAGCACGGGACATGCTGCCCGATGCCAGCGCCGCCGTGCGGCTTTCGCCGGAGCTGGCCGATCTGCCGCCTACCCCCATTTACGGCCGCGCGCCGGACGCTAAACTGCCCGCATGA
- a CDS encoding GNAT family N-acetyltransferase produces the protein MTPPVIAPGSTAEIEAVMRIMDSAFDPAFGEAWNRGQVLGILSLSDVWLILATPEGELLPEGFALARQTIDEAELLLLAVRPEARMRGIGRALVEAVADEARGRGALRLMLEMRDGNPALALYSAAGFGQIGRRRDYYRGRDRSVHDAITLARPLGIDPNLVG, from the coding sequence ATGACGCCGCCCGTCATCGCGCCCGGCTCCACGGCCGAGATCGAGGCCGTCATGCGGATCATGGATTCCGCCTTCGATCCGGCCTTTGGCGAGGCGTGGAATCGCGGGCAGGTGCTCGGCATCCTGTCGCTGAGCGATGTCTGGCTGATCCTCGCCACGCCCGAGGGAGAATTGCTGCCGGAGGGTTTCGCGCTCGCCCGCCAGACGATCGACGAGGCCGAATTGCTGCTGCTCGCCGTCCGCCCCGAGGCGCGGATGCGCGGGATCGGCCGTGCCCTGGTGGAAGCGGTGGCGGACGAGGCGCGCGGCCGGGGCGCGCTGCGCCTGATGCTGGAGATGCGCGACGGCAATCCGGCGCTCGCCCTCTATTCGGCGGCGGGCTTCGGCCAGATCGGGCGGCGGCGCGATTATTATCGCGGGCGCGACCGCAGCGTGCACGATGCGATCACGCTCGCCCGCCCGCTGGGCATCGATCCGAACCTCGTCGGTTAG